The genomic region ACTCGCACGGTGCCGGCTCGTTTCCAAAACATTCAACAAACTGATCTTCTCCGATATCCGTTCAATAAACCTTACATGCACCTTATCCCGATATCTAAAATCAAGGTCCCCGAATACAAAAGACCAAATTACTCCTTTCAAGAGGATATTCAACAGGCTAGTGAATCGCAGCGATTCATTGGTTGTTGATTCTGTTACAATTGGTGTGGAGAAGTCGCTCTGCGGAATAACGTATGACGATGTGGAAGAGGATGAGTGGTCAGATGATTTGTATTTGAGCGAGGTTGAGTTTGTTAAAGAGTGGCTGCTGTTGCCTAGGGTTTGTAGAGAGCTgaaatttctttctatttccGATTTCTGGATTCAAGCATGTTGGCGACGCTCTCAGATTTTAGCtcttgtttcttcttgctgtgagttcttttttaatgatattgaTCGATTGCTTTCTTACTCGTgtatagatttattttcttgtagtTTTAGGCTCTGTTGTTTCGTTGAAAACATTTTCCTGTATTTGGtccatcaaataaattatcgGCGATCATATCCGGTCACCGCAAAAAATCTCAAATTGGTCTTATGACTGTTGTGTTTggggtctttttttttttttctaaagcaAGGATTAAGTGGAAATGAATTCTTTTCGACAAGTTTTGACGCTTGAAATGTATTTACCTGTGTTTagcttatttataaatttatgtaggtattctttttttctgtaCTTTGTAAAGCATTAAATTGGTAAAGTATAGGTTCTTTTCAAGTTAGTAAGTTAATTTGGGAGAACAAAAAAATCATGTATGGTGAGGAAATATATCTTAACTAATCTCAATGAAAATCTTTTCCCCGTTgtttgaagaaataaaaatgttgCCTTAAGTTATGGATTGAGTAATTATGCAATTGTGCATCTTTTGGTGCCTCTATGTTGGATTGTTTGTTTAGAACATGGGCAAGCAGTGGTGGGCAAGCGAGAATGTGAAAGAGTATAATTTCCACCAAAAACACTTGAAAACTTTAGTCCGGCCccatttaaattattcttttacttctcTAGGAACTGtgttttagtttaaattatcATGTAaactgctttttttttttttttttttttgtatctTCATTTGCAGGCCATGGTCTTCTTGAGCTTGAGGTGAAGAATTCTTGGCTATCAGTAGATGGTTTGATTCCAATGCCCGTGCTTACAAGTTTAACACTCGAGTCTATAAGACTAGATGATGAGAACTTAAGCAAGGTTAACCATTGCTTTCCTTGTCTAAAAGTTCTCAATTTGGTAGGAGTTGGAGGACTTAGAGAACCAAAGATCCATCTCTATCACCTTAGAACATGCCGATGGACAGTGTCAAACGCTCCAAATTCTCTATCTATTTTTGCTCCCAACCTGTTGAAACTTGAGCTTAATTGCATCGAACCAAGATCTCTTATTCTGGAAACTCCATTGTTGTCTGATTTCTACCTTTCTATACGGAAAGCAAATAAGTTTAAAGTAAAACAGCTACATGATTTGAAAATCTTACAGCTTGAATCGACCGATATTCTTAGCCTCATACGTTTGTTTCCTTCTAATAGTTCAGTTGAGAGGCTGACAGTTGACTCTCCGAAATATGCAATTCAAACTGATGAAATGATTAGGCTTAACCTGGAGATGCTGTTTGATGTGTTCATGAATGTGAGCTCACTTACTTTGTTGTCCGCTGCTTGGTCTGATATGGAGAAATGTTTTCTCACTAATGGTTTGCGGCATGATATGGAAATGAAGGAGTTGAAAGAAGTAATTGTACAATTAGTTATACAAGATATTGATGTTACTTTGTCATTTATTTTCACAATCTTGGATAAGTGCACCAATTTGTCAGATGTTGGACTGCTCATTCACTGTGAAGTAGATCCAAATGTTGCCAGCAGCCTCCTCTCTCGATGTAAAGCGGATCATCCAAGAATTAGATGGAGATGGGGAATGTGGAAGGAAGGCTCAAAAGGCACCTGGATCTCTGATGGCATCTATCCTGCTACCTAGTTATTTGACCGAGGTAGAGAATAAGCCTGATCTGTTTTAGCACTGCTAAATACACTGTACAAACTAGTGTAGTTACAGGAGCTTGGGAATACAAACATTACAAAAACATAAGGCAGATGCACATGAACCTCATACAGGATGGTTGATGTGTCACTTCAAGCTAGCACAGTTAGTATACAATGGTAAGAAGCTTATATATGTACTGCATACTTGTGTCATGGTCTGATCTTTGGGTGTTAAATAATGCATATTCTTTGTAAAGATAAATTTAGCAAGTTCCCCAACTTCTCTCACTGCACAATTTCTGAAGTTGGAGAAGAATTTGCTGATGGGTGTTTCTTTTGCAATTTGTACAGTAGATTTGTAATTTGGGAGTAGAAATACTGCCCTGAGATTGTCAGTAATAAATAGCTGATTAAGTTGTTATGCTCCTGCTGAATGTCTTgcggttttctttttcttttttcctgcAGTAGTAATAGGTTGAGAATCAGGATACTGGATgtattgtattaataataaaatcatgcAAGAGATAAAATTACTTTTGCCTTCTGTTTCGAGCATTGTTCAGTGATTTCCGTCTTTGTAATTGGGAAGAATGGGATACTGGGAAGGTTAAATTTTCTCTATGTTGGAGCCCGTTGGAATATAGGCGATGGGTTTGATACTGAGATTTGGCATTCCCCTCGGACTTCGTCTCTCTCTAGGTTTAGGCTATCAAGCTCTGCTCCTTATTCACTCTCTGATATGAGTCTCGTTTGATAGAGCTTGCCTCTCGTTTTTGTAATATGCATCTTATTCACTGTGTTTTGTCCCTATTGGTAATCTCTCAAGAACCCTATTGGTAATCTTGGGTAGAGGGACGCTCAGGTTTGGTTAGAACTCTGGAATTGCTATTTTCTGCAGAGCAGCGTCGGGCTCCTTGGTGGATGGGAAGAGCCTTTTGCAAGAGATGTCCACCTCCTTTGTTTGAAGAAGCTACTGCAATTGAGACTCAATTTTGGCAGTGAGCAGTATTCGCTTTGAGGGGATTCTGCTCCTTGGGGAAATCAAAGTAATTAATGATCATATAAAAGCTCTGTTGTAATAAGAAATTAGtctctttaatttaatatattaaattaaatatatatttttttgggcTATCTTTCAAATGTAGAATTTAATCCTGGTACGGAGTCAAATGATAGAACCAATTTGGTCCCAAGGTAAGGAATAACCAGTTACGCCAAAAGATGCGGTTAATACAGCAAGAACTACACCTGTAATCTAAATCTAAGTCAATTCACGAGGTTTTTTAAAGCCATCAGTGAGATACACACGAAATACGTGTAGAATCATCATTAAAACCATTAGAAGCTCTAATCGGTTGAATTCTTCAatgaatttatattcataGGAACTGAAATgttattgaatataaaaggATAACATGAAGAGAAAAGTTTTTCTTCATTCTTGAGACAGTTCTAATGTATCAGTATTGAGATTTGCACAACAAAAGggttaaacaaaattaaaaagagcaATGGCAATGCAACTGTGAAAACTCTTAAAGAGCCATGAGTGAAAATATTACAGAGCCTGCTAGTTTTGGCAGAATAAAGATTCTGTGACATCTAGGGATAAAATACAACAGAATGGATGAAATTGCCATCTCTGCCCAGGAACTAAAAATTAAcggcatatatatatatatatatatatatatatatatatatattacagtAGGCTGATGCTGCTGTAATATATATGCCATTACTTTTTATCCTGCAATGCTCATATTGGACTTATTTATATGCCGTCGTAGACGAGTCAATATCAGCTCAAATGCAGCATTAGCAGCCCCATAACACAGATGTTTTTTGAAGATCTTTTAACACAACCAGCTCCAAACAAAAACTAGTCTGACAGTAATTGAATCTACAAATGCAACGAATGCAAAGAATGACATGTAGTCCTCCTGTGACAGAAGGAATATCAGTTCTCATTTGGCAATACAAGGCGATCTTGACCTTCCACTAACTTTACAGATTGGATGATATCCCCAGTTTTTATCTGTGAAAGGATGTCTCGCCCAGTTGTGGCATATCTGCAAAGAGAAAcagtataaattaaattaaatgaatccaCTAGCACAAGCACCTTAATTATACAGATCATGACAAGATAGTAAATCACATAAAGAGATACCCGAAAACTGAAAATTGTCCTTCATCGAAAGATAAGCCTCCCAAGCCGGACTGTAAATgagcataaaaaaaaaaagaagcatgaATTGCACTCTTGATGGACAAAAAATTTAACAGGtaaggaaaatgaagaagaatatAATATCAGACCAAAATTGTATGGCATGTTAAATATAATTCTGACTTCTAAACTTTCTTCTGGGTATACAGCTAATTCAACAAGAAGTTGAACTGGACttacatttcttttatcatagaGATAGAAGAAAAACTGATACGGCGCTGAATACTCCTCAGAGACCTCACTGTGAGCCATTGCTACTGCTCCATAAACAGATAGTGGAAGCACTGGCAATTCCCCATCCTTCCATATGGTAACCAACAACaatgaaaaattatgttttgCCAGTTGCAATTGCTAGAGCATAAAACAGGAATGTTATTCTTACCTGTACACTTAGTGTTGTTCGGTATAAGGGCTCAAATTGCCCCGATGGCTTTATTTCTAAAGGAACACTATAACCAGTGTTCTTGTCATTCCCACTGCCTATAATAACAGCTTGGTCAGTGCAGCTGATCTTTGCTCCATCATATGCCCCATCAACTACCTGAAGCATTATCAGTTAAGAGTCTCCTATCAAAGGGGCAATATAGTCCACTAACCACAgacatcaaattaaaaaataaattgcacAAGATTAAAGCTCGAGGAAGCAATCTGAagggaaaatgaagaaagatcAAACCTAGAAGAGACAGGAAATTATAGACATCTACTGATTGGCCTTTTCATTTCTTCAAAATGCATGTTGGAAAATATTCCAACATATGAGAGTTCATCATTGCTTGTCATGCAAAACCTTAATTTGAAGGTATAGAAAATGTAATTGAAAGAGCATTGGAAACCAAAAATCCATGAGGCTGAAGTGAGGTTCAACTACCTTACCAGTTTTGCAAAATTTCCAGTTGTTAATGGCGCTGAATATCCATCTAGAACAACCTGAATCCATGGGTGAAATGATCAGTTAATTTTACACATTCAGCAAATCAGTTAGCATTTTTAGTCACATACAAGATAAGGTATATGGATCCGGATGTTATTGATGAAAATTATAATGCCTTGCAAATCAGGCACAATATTTGAGCAGAGACCAAGAGTAAGGTAGCAGTCACAGCAAAAAATGTTATAACCCAAAGCACCAAGTAAAATCTAATGCAAATGGAACATAAACTATATGTAGCAGCCACGGCAATAAGCCTCCATTGGTCAAGTATACAAAAAGTTATAAAGATATTGTAACTAGACATGAGAGAGAAGGTGGAGAGGGTGAACGAAAGACTTCTGGGGTTCTTGAGTTCATTAACCTGATCGAATGAACCATAAAGGATGATGCAGTTGTAATAATCTGGTTCAAGAACTATTAACTTAACTGACAAATCCTTGCCTAGCCCCAACCTGCAAACTCCAGACTCTCATAAAACATGTTGCAGCAGGCTAGAATTGTACAACATTTTAAGATACAGACTCTCATATTGTATTAAACTTTTAGCACAATTGGCCATGTTAggaatctttatttctttgaaAGGAAAGGGTGCATCTGTTGGTGATGAAAGACTTTAAGTGGATACATGCCCAAAGGATTGGTAGCATAAAGGGTGCGCGCACTGTGCTCCTTAGTATTTGTATACAGAAACTTTTCCATAAATAAAGTTTTGAGATAATAACCAACTGACATAGCCTTTACACCTAAGAAAGTATTAGTTGAGTCATGGACTCACGGGTACAACGCCTAGACCATGCATCCTATAAAccaaaatggaaaaagaattataatgaTTCTTGCTTGTCACATTCGTCTAGACATGGTTAAAGTAATTTAGCGAACCTGAATTTTAGCAGTCTTTCTTTCCTCACCACCAGCTTCAGGGGTAAATGTCGAACCATCTGCTTTCTCAACAGTAAATTCTACAGTTCCTCTGCCTGTTAGCCTACAGTatgtaaaatatttcaaagtaTTCAATTAATAGATAACACAAAAAAGAGCACACCTTGAATTTTGAGCACATAACAAAATCTGTTATAAGCATACTAAATTAATCAACTGCATATTCAGAAAGCATTCAAATAAAAGACTAGCTATATTATGGAGATGTAACTGTAATCTCCATGTTAGTCCAAGCCCATAAAGAATACTTGGGCTAAAGAATACTTCATTGTGAAGTTGCTTTAGCTTGAAGAATAGTAAACAGGAAGTCTTGCTTAGAAAAGCCAATTAGATTGGTTGAGATTATTGGCAATATATAATTGCTATGCTTGCATGGGAAGTCGATGGTGAGGCCAAAGTGAGGAGACTTCTTCTTGTATTTTGGATGTGCCACAAAGGTGCAATTGAGAGGATGGTACTTGTGAGGTACAACAAGTGCTACAAAATGGGAATTAAGAGAGGCTTGGTGCCAAGTTGAGAGGCTCAAGCCTATTATAGAGATATGAATCTATGTTTGGAGACTCTTGTATATGAGGAGGCACTCTTATTGGTATACTtggttatttttatagaaaatggTATGGTTATGTTTAGAGGATAATGAGAAGGACATAATGTACTATTTACTATAATTGTATAAGCGAGATGGTTTCACAATTTGTTtctgtaaaatattaatattgtttaatataatGGATGATCCTAGATGTAGGTTTACTGAGAGACCGAACTATGTTAAAATATTGTGTGTTTGTTTCTTAGCTCCTTTATTTGCGAGTTGATATTTACTTGTGTTTTTGTCTCCATATGAAGAGGACATTAATTTTTCTAGCATTCCAAGTGCATAAAAATGAGGTTAGCTGCAAATCAACCATTATCTTGATagaagattttataaaaagataaattgacccacaaaaacaaagaaaaaaggatcAAGAGTCATCCTAGGTGCCATGATCAAGAGTCATCCTAGGTGCCATGAGAAATTAATCTAACTTCAAGGATTattcaaaatgaaaagatCTAAAAGCATGCAATTGCATTGTCATTTTAACCTTTACATCAAAACATAGTTCgacttctttcatgttttgGTTTGTTTGCCTCAGCATGCAATGTTCCAAAGTAGTCACTCAAACAAAACAATCATCACTTAATTATGTAgaagaatatatttaaatttc from Ricinus communis isolate WT05 ecotype wild-type chromosome 9, ASM1957865v1, whole genome shotgun sequence harbors:
- the LOC8271140 gene encoding F-box/LRR-repeat protein At4g29420; translation: MEHLPEPILLEILTRLTDSTELARCRLVSKTFNKLIFSDIRSINLTCTLSRYLKSRSPNTKDQITPFKRIFNRLVNRSDSLVVDSVTIGVEKSLCGITYDDVEEDEWSDDLYLSEVEFVKEWLLLPRVCRELKFLSISDFWIQACWRRSQILALVSSCCHGLLELEVKNSWLSVDGLIPMPVLTSLTLESIRLDDENLSKVNHCFPCLKVLNLVGVGGLREPKIHLYHLRTCRWTVSNAPNSLSIFAPNLLKLELNCIEPRSLILETPLLSDFYLSIRKANKFKVKQLHDLKILQLESTDILSLIRLFPSNSSVERLTVDSPKYAIQTDEMIRLNLEMLFDVFMNVSSLTLLSAAWSDMEKCFLTNGLRHDMEMKELKEVIVQLVIQDIDVTLSFIFTILDKCTNLSDVGLLIHCEVDPNVASSLLSRCKADHPRIRWRWGMWKEGSKGTWISDGIYPAT